In Gopherus flavomarginatus isolate rGopFla2 chromosome 1, rGopFla2.mat.asm, whole genome shotgun sequence, a single genomic region encodes these proteins:
- the TSKU gene encoding tsukushi isoform X2: MPLSAWVSLLLLFLCIRTTKTCSPGCHCEVESFGLFDSFSLTKVDCSGIGSHIVPVPIPLDTSYLDLSSNKLETINESMLTGPGYTTLVSLDLSYNKIAKISSTTFSRLRYLESLDLSHNSLAVLPDECFPSSPLGDIDLSNNHLLDITLDVFSSKSQGKSINVDLSNNMISAVTRHNDKNIPNIQSLNLSGNRLKTVPNLQGIPLRYLNLDGNPLAKIEKGAFMGLKDLIHLSLSSLRGFREISPYSFKELPNLQVLDLSSNPNLKLLSAEVVFGLSSLQELNLSSTSVSFLPKTVLKYLPTIKSITLGKNVQCLKVIKEGQYHQQIGLTKKEVLSCHDSHGSVAAAPYVS, from the coding sequence ATGCCTCTGTCAGCCTGGGTcagcctgctgcttctctttctTTGTATTAGAACTACCAAGACCTGCTCTCCAGGATGCCACTGTGAAGTGGAGAGTTTTGGTCTCTTTGACAGCTTTAGCTTGACCAAGGTGGATTGCAGCGGAATAGGGTCACACATTGTTCCTGTCCCTATCCCGCTGGATACTTCCTATTTGGATCTGTCCTCAAACAAACTGGAAACCATCAACGAGTCAATGCTGACTGGCCCTGGTTATACCACCTTGGTGAGCCTTGACCTGAGCTATAATAAAATTGCTAAGATCTCTTCCACGACCTTCTCCAGGCTCAGATATCTGGAATCCTTGGATCTGAGTCATAACTCTTTGGCAGTCCTTCCAGATGAATGCTTCCCCAGTTCACCCCTGGGGGACATAGACTTGAGCAACAACCACCTCCTGGATATAACGTTAGATGTCTTTAGTTCCAAAAGTCAAGGGAAATCCATTAACGTGGATCTGTCCAACAACATGATAAGCGCAGTCACACGACACAATGACAAAAACATCCCCAACATTCAGAGCTTAAATCTGTCTGGAAACAGACTGAAGACTGTACCCAACCTCCAAGGGATTCCCTTGCGATACTTAAATCTTGATGGGAACCCTCTGGCCAAGATTGAGAAAGGAGCTTTCATGGGACTGAAGGATTTAATTCATTTATCTCTCAGCAGCTTACGTGGCTTTAGAGAGATCTCTCCTTACAGCTTCAAAGAACTCCCCAACCTCCAGGTACTCGATTTATCCAGCAACCCCAACCTTAAGTTGTTGAGTGCTGAAGTAGTCTTTGGTCTGAGCTCCTTACAAGAGCTCAACCTGTCCAGTACAAGTGTTTCTTTCTTGCCAAAGACTGTACTGAAATACTTACCTACTATCAAAAGCATTACCTTGGGGAAGAATGTACAGTGTCTTAAGGTGATCAAGGAAGGACAGTATCACCAACAAATCGGGCTGACCAAAAAAGAGGTCCTCAGTTGTCATGACAGCCATGGGTCCGTAGCGGCAGCACCCTATGTCTCATGA
- the TSKU gene encoding tsukushi isoform X1 translates to MDITSSAMPLSAWVSLLLLFLCIRTTKTCSPGCHCEVESFGLFDSFSLTKVDCSGIGSHIVPVPIPLDTSYLDLSSNKLETINESMLTGPGYTTLVSLDLSYNKIAKISSTTFSRLRYLESLDLSHNSLAVLPDECFPSSPLGDIDLSNNHLLDITLDVFSSKSQGKSINVDLSNNMISAVTRHNDKNIPNIQSLNLSGNRLKTVPNLQGIPLRYLNLDGNPLAKIEKGAFMGLKDLIHLSLSSLRGFREISPYSFKELPNLQVLDLSSNPNLKLLSAEVVFGLSSLQELNLSSTSVSFLPKTVLKYLPTIKSITLGKNVQCLKVIKEGQYHQQIGLTKKEVLSCHDSHGSVAAAPYVS, encoded by the exons ATGGATATAACTA GTTCAGCGATGCCTCTGTCAGCCTGGGTcagcctgctgcttctctttctTTGTATTAGAACTACCAAGACCTGCTCTCCAGGATGCCACTGTGAAGTGGAGAGTTTTGGTCTCTTTGACAGCTTTAGCTTGACCAAGGTGGATTGCAGCGGAATAGGGTCACACATTGTTCCTGTCCCTATCCCGCTGGATACTTCCTATTTGGATCTGTCCTCAAACAAACTGGAAACCATCAACGAGTCAATGCTGACTGGCCCTGGTTATACCACCTTGGTGAGCCTTGACCTGAGCTATAATAAAATTGCTAAGATCTCTTCCACGACCTTCTCCAGGCTCAGATATCTGGAATCCTTGGATCTGAGTCATAACTCTTTGGCAGTCCTTCCAGATGAATGCTTCCCCAGTTCACCCCTGGGGGACATAGACTTGAGCAACAACCACCTCCTGGATATAACGTTAGATGTCTTTAGTTCCAAAAGTCAAGGGAAATCCATTAACGTGGATCTGTCCAACAACATGATAAGCGCAGTCACACGACACAATGACAAAAACATCCCCAACATTCAGAGCTTAAATCTGTCTGGAAACAGACTGAAGACTGTACCCAACCTCCAAGGGATTCCCTTGCGATACTTAAATCTTGATGGGAACCCTCTGGCCAAGATTGAGAAAGGAGCTTTCATGGGACTGAAGGATTTAATTCATTTATCTCTCAGCAGCTTACGTGGCTTTAGAGAGATCTCTCCTTACAGCTTCAAAGAACTCCCCAACCTCCAGGTACTCGATTTATCCAGCAACCCCAACCTTAAGTTGTTGAGTGCTGAAGTAGTCTTTGGTCTGAGCTCCTTACAAGAGCTCAACCTGTCCAGTACAAGTGTTTCTTTCTTGCCAAAGACTGTACTGAAATACTTACCTACTATCAAAAGCATTACCTTGGGGAAGAATGTACAGTGTCTTAAGGTGATCAAGGAAGGACAGTATCACCAACAAATCGGGCTGACCAAAAAAGAGGTCCTCAGTTGTCATGACAGCCATGGGTCCGTAGCGGCAGCACCCTATGTCTCATGA